One genomic region from Penaeus monodon isolate SGIC_2016 chromosome 24, NSTDA_Pmon_1, whole genome shotgun sequence encodes:
- the LOC119588922 gene encoding putative uncharacterized protein FLJ46204, whose translation MRISTFTSPHAHLHIHISTCASPHSHLHIHISTFTSPHTSHIHIPPKIHISTFTSPHSHLHIHISTFTSPHSHLHIRISTFTFPHSHVHIHISTFTSPDSYLHIYISTFTSPHAHLHIHALYNASAVIGTRG comes from the coding sequence ATGCGCATCTCCACATTCACATCTCCACATGCGCATCTCCACATTCACATCTCCACATGCGCATCTCCACATTCACATCTCCACATTCACATCTCCACATTCACATCTCCACATACATCCCACATTCACATCCCTCCAAAAATTCACATCTCCACATTCACATCTCCACATTCACATCTCCACATTCACATCTCCACATTCACATCTCCACATTCACATCTCCACATACGCATCTCCACATTCACATTTCCACATTCGCATGTCCACATTCACATCTCCACATTCACATCTCCAGACTCATATCTCCACATTTACATCTCCACGTTCACGTCTCCACATGCACATCTCCACATTCACGCGCTGTATAATGCAAGCGCTGTTATTGGCACCAGGGGCTAG